A genomic region of Serratia fonticola contains the following coding sequences:
- the ansB gene encoding L-asparaginase 2: MKSVKLSVLALLLAGASGSVLALPNITLLATGGTIAGGGESATQSNYTAGKLGVEALVNAVPEMKNVANVQGEQVVNIGSQDMNDDVWLKLAKKINADCAKTDGFVITHGTDTLEETAYFLDLTVKCDKPVVIVGAMRPATAMSADGPFNLYNAVVTAADPQSAKRGVLVAMNDVVLDGRDVTKTNTTGVQTFQSPNFGPLGYIHNGKVDYQRSPQRKHTTETPFDVSQMTTLPKVGIIYNYANASDAPAKALIAEGYQGIVSAGVGNGNLYKTVFDTLATAAHNGVAVVRSSRVPTGSTTEDAEIDDAKFGFVASGTLNPQKARILLQLALTQTKDAKQIQAMFNQY; the protein is encoded by the coding sequence ATGAAATCAGTGAAACTTAGCGTATTGGCACTACTGCTGGCAGGGGCTAGCGGCTCGGTACTGGCGTTACCGAATATCACTTTACTGGCCACCGGTGGCACTATTGCCGGAGGGGGGGAGTCGGCGACTCAATCCAATTATACAGCAGGAAAACTGGGGGTTGAGGCGCTGGTCAATGCCGTACCAGAGATGAAAAATGTGGCCAATGTTCAGGGTGAGCAGGTGGTGAATATCGGCTCTCAGGATATGAATGATGACGTCTGGCTCAAGCTGGCGAAAAAGATTAATGCGGACTGCGCCAAAACCGATGGATTTGTCATCACCCATGGCACCGATACGCTGGAGGAAACGGCCTATTTCCTGGATCTCACCGTCAAGTGTGATAAGCCAGTGGTGATTGTGGGGGCGATGCGCCCTGCGACCGCCATGAGTGCTGATGGCCCGTTCAATCTCTACAATGCGGTAGTGACGGCCGCCGATCCGCAATCGGCTAAGCGTGGTGTGCTGGTGGCCATGAATGACGTGGTGCTGGATGGCCGCGACGTGACCAAAACCAATACCACCGGCGTGCAGACCTTCCAGTCGCCCAACTTTGGTCCGCTCGGGTATATTCACAACGGTAAAGTCGACTATCAACGTTCGCCACAGCGCAAACACACGACAGAAACCCCTTTTGACGTGAGCCAAATGACAACCTTGCCTAAGGTCGGCATTATTTATAACTATGCCAATGCATCCGATGCGCCAGCCAAGGCGTTGATCGCTGAAGGTTATCAAGGGATTGTCAGTGCCGGGGTGGGTAACGGCAACCTGTATAAAACCGTGTTTGACACGTTGGCTACGGCGGCGCATAACGGGGTTGCTGTCGTACGTTCTTCCCGCGTTCCTACCGGTTCTACCACCGAAGATGCAGAAATAGATGACGCTAAATTTGGTTTTGTCGCCTCGGGTACGTTGAATCCGCAGAAAGCGAGAATTCTATTGCAACTGGCATTAACACAAACCAAAGATGCCAAACAGATCCAGGCTATGTTCAATCAGTATTGA
- the msbA gene encoding lipid A ABC transporter ATP-binding protein/permease MsbA encodes MMNDKDLSTWQTFRRLWPMITPFKTGLVVAAIALVLNAAGDTLMLSLLKPLLDDFGKADSRVLHWMPLVVIGLMLMRGVTSYISSYCISWVSGMVVMHMRRRLFGHMMRMPVAFFDQQSTGTLLSRITYDSEQVASSSSSALVTVVREGASIIGLFIMMFYYSWQLSLILIVLAPIVSFAIRLVSKRFRNISKNMQNTMGQVTTSAEQMLKGHKEVLIFGGQQVETERFNNVSNRMRQQGMKLVSASSIADPVIQLIASLALAFVLFAASFPGVMETLTAGTITVVFSSMIALMRPLKSLTNVNAQFQRGMAACQTLFSILDLEQEKDTGTRQVERAKGDIEFRHVTFAYPGRDIPALRDINLSISEGKTVALVGRSGSGKSTIANLLTRFYDVQEGEILMDGHDLREYTLASLRDQVALVSQNVHLFNDTIANNIAYAREDRYSREEVEKAARMAYAMDFIEKMENGLDTVIGENGVMLSGGQRQRIAIARALLRDCPILILDEATSALDTESERAIQAALDELQKNRTSLVIAHRLSTIEKADEILVVEDGRIVERGQHAALIEKKGAYAQLHRMQFGQ; translated from the coding sequence ATGATGAATGATAAAGATCTCTCCACCTGGCAGACGTTCCGTCGCCTATGGCCGATGATCACTCCTTTTAAAACCGGTTTGGTTGTCGCCGCTATCGCGCTGGTTTTAAACGCTGCTGGGGATACGTTGATGTTATCCCTCCTTAAGCCACTTTTAGATGATTTTGGTAAAGCTGATAGCCGTGTTTTGCATTGGATGCCTTTGGTGGTGATTGGTCTGATGCTGATGCGCGGAGTGACCAGTTATATTTCCAGCTATTGTATTTCCTGGGTGTCAGGCATGGTGGTGATGCATATGCGCCGCCGTCTGTTTGGCCATATGATGAGAATGCCGGTCGCTTTTTTTGACCAGCAATCCACCGGAACGCTGCTTTCCCGTATTACCTATGATTCTGAGCAGGTAGCCTCATCTTCTTCCAGTGCGTTGGTTACGGTTGTGCGTGAAGGGGCCTCAATTATTGGCCTGTTCATTATGATGTTCTATTACAGCTGGCAGCTTTCGCTGATCCTGATCGTGCTGGCGCCGATCGTTTCCTTTGCGATTCGCCTGGTATCCAAGCGCTTCCGTAATATCAGTAAGAATATGCAAAATACCATGGGGCAGGTGACCACCAGCGCTGAGCAGATGCTGAAAGGGCATAAAGAAGTGCTGATCTTTGGTGGCCAGCAGGTAGAAACCGAACGCTTCAACAATGTCAGCAACCGCATGCGTCAGCAGGGGATGAAGTTGGTTTCAGCTTCTTCCATTGCCGATCCTGTCATTCAATTGATCGCCTCGCTGGCCCTGGCGTTTGTGTTGTTTGCTGCCAGTTTCCCAGGCGTAATGGAAACACTGACTGCCGGTACGATTACCGTTGTGTTCTCATCCATGATTGCCTTGATGCGCCCACTGAAGTCGCTGACTAACGTAAACGCTCAGTTCCAGCGTGGTATGGCAGCCTGCCAGACCCTGTTCTCTATCCTGGATTTGGAACAGGAAAAAGACACCGGGACTCGCCAAGTGGAACGCGCCAAAGGGGATATTGAATTCCGCCACGTGACCTTTGCGTACCCAGGGCGTGATATTCCTGCGCTGCGCGATATCAACCTGAGCATTTCAGAGGGCAAAACGGTTGCGTTGGTGGGGCGCTCTGGCTCCGGTAAATCGACGATTGCCAATTTGCTGACCCGTTTCTACGATGTGCAGGAAGGGGAGATCCTGATGGATGGCCACGACCTGCGGGAATATACCTTAGCGTCGTTGCGCGATCAGGTCGCTTTGGTTTCGCAGAATGTGCATCTGTTCAATGACACTATTGCCAACAATATTGCCTATGCACGTGAGGATCGTTACAGCCGCGAAGAGGTTGAGAAAGCAGCGCGTATGGCCTATGCCATGGACTTTATCGAGAAAATGGAAAATGGCCTGGATACGGTGATTGGTGAAAATGGCGTGATGCTTTCCGGTGGGCAACGCCAGCGTATCGCTATCGCCCGTGCCTTGTTGCGTGATTGCCCAATCCTGATCCTGGATGAAGCTACTTCGGCGCTGGATACCGAGTCTGAGCGTGCCATTCAGGCTGCGCTGGATGAACTGCAGAAAAACCGGACTTCGCTGGTCATTGCGCACCGTCTGTCTACGATTGAGAAAGCCGATGAAATCCTGGTGGTTGAAGATGGCCGTATCGTTGAACGTGGCCAACATGCCGCTCTGATTGAGAAGAAAGGGGCTTACGCGCAACTTCACCGTATGCAGTTTGGTCAGTAA
- the cmk gene encoding (d)CMP kinase — protein MTATAPVITVDGPSGAGKGTLCKALAESLGWRLLDSGAIYRVLALAALHHQVDITTEEALVPLAAHLDVRFVAQDGKLQVILEGEDVSNEIRTETVGNTASQAAAFPRVREALLRRQRAFREAPGLIADGRDMGTVVFPDAPVKIFLDASSEERAHRRMLQLQEKGFNVNFERLLAEIKERDDRDRNRAIAPLVPASDALVLDSTSMSIDEVIQKALTYAQKVLALPQQ, from the coding sequence ATGACGGCTACAGCCCCGGTGATAACCGTTGATGGACCAAGTGGTGCGGGTAAAGGCACGCTGTGTAAAGCGTTGGCCGAGTCCCTTGGTTGGCGTTTGCTGGACTCCGGCGCGATTTATCGCGTGCTGGCGCTGGCAGCGTTACATCATCAGGTGGATATCACCACTGAAGAGGCGTTGGTCCCCTTGGCCGCCCATCTCGACGTCCGCTTTGTTGCTCAGGACGGCAAGCTGCAGGTTATTTTGGAAGGTGAGGATGTCAGTAATGAAATCCGCACCGAGACCGTTGGCAATACGGCATCGCAGGCGGCCGCATTCCCGCGTGTGCGTGAAGCGCTGCTGCGTCGCCAACGCGCGTTTCGCGAGGCACCAGGTCTGATCGCCGATGGCCGTGATATGGGTACGGTGGTGTTCCCGGATGCGCCGGTTAAAATTTTCCTTGATGCCAGTTCCGAAGAGCGGGCGCATCGGCGCATGCTACAGTTGCAGGAAAAGGGCTTTAATGTTAACTTTGAACGTCTTTTAGCCGAGATAAAGGAACGGGATGACCGTGACCGTAATCGAGCTATCGCGCCTCTGGTGCCTGCTTCTGACGCCCTCGTACTGGATTCTACCAGTATGTCGATCGACGAAGTTATCCAGAAAGCGTTGACGTATGCACAGAAAGTGTTGGCGTTGCCGCAGCAATAA
- the ihfB gene encoding integration host factor subunit beta, which translates to MTKSELIERLAGQQSHIPAKAVEDAVKEMLEHMAATLAEGERIEIRGFGSFSLHYRAPRVGRNPKTGDKVELDGKYVPHFKPGKELRDRANIYG; encoded by the coding sequence ATGACCAAGTCTGAACTTATTGAAAGACTTGCTGGCCAGCAATCTCATATTCCGGCGAAGGCCGTTGAGGATGCCGTGAAAGAGATGCTCGAACACATGGCAGCTACGCTAGCCGAAGGTGAACGCATCGAGATCCGCGGATTCGGCAGTTTTTCTCTTCACTACCGTGCTCCGCGCGTCGGTCGTAACCCTAAAACGGGTGATAAAGTCGAGCTGGACGGCAAGTACGTTCCTCACTTTAAGCCTGGTAAAGAGTTACGTGACCGCGCCAATATCTATGGCTAG
- a CDS encoding ComEC family protein, whose product MNQQLRRADIRISIDIAAIAFVMGMLPLLFLPHLPSLPLLAGLALATVLFWWQRQRQWCQSLCCLLAGFLFAVGSASILMQQVNALIAGGDKQVIATVSSVRLAGVETPQVQFRIEQVNGRWLVPALSFIARGPNATLCAGQRWAMKVRLRPVHSSLNEGGFDGQRWAIANRQPLRGYIRSADVLDDTCHWRQRIISYMDNQLASLAQRPVLLALAFGERALMENDRREQLMKTGVAHLMAISGLHISLAAAFAWGLARGVQYLLPARYIGYRLPLAASWLMALGYVWLAGGQPPAMRAFIALSLWFWLRLQGVSCSSWQVWLWCITLLLLCEPMSVLSDSFWLSALAVAALIFWFEWAPIPARFTAFWGWAPLCWLHIQLGMTLLLMPLQFGLFHGVTWTSLPANLWAVPIVSLLSVPLILLAMMLFFVPPLSRWCWQLADLTVTWALWPLPWLEQGWVQMGAMLLQFSVLGWLAVVCWRFRWWRYFPSGCIAVLLVCLLWRERQTDYRWRVDMLDVGHGLAVVVERGGKAIIYDSGNRWQASSVAERFILPFLHWRQISLEHIFISHSHLDHIGGLEVLSAAFPLAHVHTPMENGNHLPCVQGQRWIWHGLTFQILWPPARVDHAGNDDSCVLRIDDGRFSILLTGDIERRAEQALLHQRATLPSTILQVPHHGSKTSSTPPFLRAVAPQLAIASASRYNVWRLPAEKIIKRYQQNHIVWHDTSRSGQLSVFFFDNDWQIKGFREQLNPRWYHQRFGVEGDNE is encoded by the coding sequence ATGAATCAACAGCTACGGAGAGCGGACATCAGGATCTCTATCGATATTGCGGCCATCGCTTTCGTGATGGGAATGCTGCCATTACTGTTTTTGCCCCACTTGCCGTCTCTGCCCCTACTGGCAGGGCTTGCGCTTGCCACTGTATTATTTTGGTGGCAACGGCAACGCCAATGGTGCCAGTCATTATGCTGCCTGCTAGCGGGTTTTCTCTTCGCTGTTGGCAGTGCCAGCATACTGATGCAGCAAGTCAACGCATTGATAGCCGGTGGCGATAAACAGGTGATTGCCACCGTGAGCAGCGTCAGGCTGGCAGGGGTGGAAACGCCTCAGGTGCAATTTCGTATCGAACAGGTGAATGGACGTTGGTTGGTGCCTGCACTCTCCTTTATCGCCAGAGGCCCCAATGCAACCCTGTGTGCAGGGCAGCGATGGGCGATGAAGGTACGCCTTCGTCCGGTACACAGTAGCCTGAATGAGGGCGGATTTGATGGGCAGCGTTGGGCCATTGCTAATCGCCAACCGCTGCGTGGTTATATCCGAAGCGCTGATGTGCTGGATGATACATGTCATTGGCGCCAGCGAATCATCAGCTACATGGATAATCAGTTGGCATCCTTGGCTCAGCGCCCGGTGTTATTGGCGTTGGCCTTTGGTGAGCGGGCGCTGATGGAGAACGACAGGCGCGAGCAACTGATGAAAACTGGTGTGGCGCATCTGATGGCGATTTCCGGCTTGCATATTTCTTTGGCGGCGGCGTTTGCCTGGGGTTTGGCACGGGGTGTGCAGTATCTATTGCCCGCACGCTATATCGGCTATCGCTTGCCATTAGCCGCCAGTTGGCTGATGGCACTAGGCTATGTTTGGCTGGCAGGAGGACAACCTCCGGCGATGCGAGCCTTTATCGCGCTGTCTTTATGGTTCTGGTTACGCTTGCAGGGCGTTTCCTGTTCGTCCTGGCAAGTTTGGCTGTGGTGTATCACCTTATTATTGCTGTGTGAGCCAATGTCTGTTCTCTCAGACAGTTTCTGGTTGTCAGCTTTGGCGGTTGCGGCGTTGATTTTTTGGTTTGAATGGGCCCCCATACCTGCGCGATTTACCGCATTCTGGGGCTGGGCACCCTTGTGTTGGCTACATATTCAACTGGGGATGACGTTACTGCTGATGCCCTTACAGTTTGGTCTGTTCCATGGTGTAACCTGGACATCGTTGCCTGCCAATCTCTGGGCCGTACCAATTGTCTCTCTCCTGTCTGTTCCCTTGATCCTACTGGCAATGATGCTGTTTTTTGTTCCGCCGTTGAGCCGCTGGTGTTGGCAACTGGCCGATCTGACCGTCACCTGGGCTCTGTGGCCGTTGCCCTGGCTGGAACAAGGGTGGGTGCAGATGGGGGCGATGCTGTTGCAATTCAGCGTCCTTGGCTGGTTGGCGGTGGTCTGCTGGCGTTTTCGTTGGTGGCGTTACTTTCCTTCTGGTTGTATCGCGGTGTTGTTGGTTTGCCTGCTATGGCGAGAGCGGCAAACGGATTACCGCTGGCGGGTGGATATGCTTGATGTGGGCCACGGTTTGGCCGTTGTAGTAGAGCGGGGTGGCAAGGCTATCATTTATGACAGCGGAAACCGCTGGCAAGCTTCCAGTGTAGCAGAGCGCTTTATTTTGCCCTTCCTGCACTGGCGACAGATTTCATTGGAACATATCTTTATCAGCCATAGCCACCTGGATCATATTGGCGGGCTGGAGGTATTATCGGCGGCGTTCCCGCTAGCACATGTGCACACGCCGATGGAAAACGGTAACCATCTGCCTTGTGTACAAGGGCAGCGCTGGATATGGCATGGGTTAACCTTTCAGATTTTGTGGCCACCCGCGCGGGTTGACCATGCTGGCAACGATGATTCCTGTGTGCTACGTATCGATGACGGCCGGTTCAGCATCTTGCTGACCGGTGACATTGAACGTCGGGCAGAACAGGCACTGTTGCATCAACGAGCCACTTTACCCTCTACCATTTTGCAGGTACCCCATCACGGTAGCAAAACATCTTCAACTCCGCCTTTCCTGCGCGCGGTGGCGCCACAACTGGCTATCGCCTCGGCCTCCCGCTATAACGTCTGGCGGTTGCCCGCGGAAAAAATCATTAAACGATATCAGCAAAATCATATCGTCTGGCATGACACATCCCGCTCTGGGCAACTCAGCGTATTTTTTTTCGACAACGATTGGCAAATTAAAGGGTTTCGTGAACAATTAAATCCACGCTGGTACCATCAGCGGTTTGGCGTAGAGGGTGATAATGAGTAG
- the rpsA gene encoding 30S ribosomal protein S1 has protein sequence MTESFAQLFEESLKTIETRPGSIVRGVVVAIDKDVVLVDAGLKSESAIPAEQFKNAQGELEIQVGDEVDVALDAVEDGFGETLLSREKAKRHEAWITLEKAYEEAETVVGVINGKVKGGFTVELNGIRAFLPGSLVDVRPVRDTLHLEGKELEFKVIKLDQKRNNVVVSRRAVIESENSAERDQLLENLQEGMEVKGIVKNLTDYGAFVDLGGVDGLLHITDMAWKRVKHPSEIVNVGDEITVKVLKFDRERTRVSLGLKQLGEDPWVAIAKRYPEGTKLTGRVTNLTDYGCFVEIEEGVEGLVHVSEMDWTNKNIHPSKVVNVGDVVEVMVLDIDEERRRISLGLKQCKNNPWQQFAETHNKGDRVEGKIKSITDFGIFIGLDGGIDGLVHLSDISWNVAGEEAVREYKKGDEIAAVVLQVDAERERISLGVKQLAEDPFNNYLSMNKKGTIVTGKVTAVDAKGATVELAGGVEGYLRASEASRDRIEDATLVLNVGDEVEAKFTGVDRKNRVVSLSVRAKDEADEKDAIATVNNNKPEESNFSNAMAEAFKAAKGE, from the coding sequence ATGACTGAATCTTTCGCTCAACTCTTTGAAGAATCCCTGAAAACAATCGAAACCCGTCCGGGTTCCATCGTTCGTGGCGTTGTTGTTGCTATCGATAAAGATGTCGTACTGGTTGATGCCGGTCTGAAATCTGAATCTGCCATCCCGGCTGAGCAATTCAAAAACGCACAGGGCGAGCTGGAAATCCAGGTTGGCGACGAAGTTGACGTTGCGCTGGACGCTGTTGAAGATGGCTTCGGTGAAACTCTGCTGTCCCGTGAGAAAGCTAAGCGTCACGAAGCTTGGATCACGCTGGAAAAAGCTTACGAAGAAGCTGAAACTGTCGTCGGTGTTATCAACGGCAAAGTTAAGGGTGGCTTCACTGTAGAGCTGAACGGTATTCGTGCGTTCCTGCCAGGTTCTCTGGTTGACGTGCGTCCAGTTCGCGACACTCTGCACCTGGAAGGCAAAGAGCTTGAGTTCAAAGTCATCAAGCTGGATCAGAAGCGCAACAACGTTGTTGTTTCTCGTCGTGCAGTAATCGAATCCGAGAACAGCGCAGAGCGCGATCAACTGCTGGAAAACCTGCAGGAAGGCATGGAAGTTAAAGGTATCGTTAAGAACCTCACTGACTACGGTGCATTCGTTGATCTGGGCGGCGTTGACGGCCTGTTGCACATCACTGACATGGCTTGGAAACGCGTTAAGCATCCAAGCGAAATCGTCAACGTTGGCGACGAAATCACTGTTAAAGTGCTGAAGTTCGACCGCGAGCGTACTCGTGTATCTCTGGGCCTGAAGCAACTGGGCGAAGATCCATGGGTTGCTATCGCTAAACGTTACCCAGAAGGCACCAAGCTGACGGGTCGTGTTACCAATCTGACTGATTACGGCTGCTTCGTAGAAATCGAAGAAGGCGTTGAAGGTCTGGTACACGTTTCTGAAATGGATTGGACCAACAAAAACATCCATCCGTCCAAAGTTGTTAACGTGGGCGATGTAGTGGAAGTGATGGTTCTGGACATCGATGAAGAACGTCGTCGTATTTCCCTGGGTCTGAAGCAGTGCAAAAACAACCCATGGCAGCAGTTCGCAGAAACCCACAACAAGGGCGACCGCGTTGAAGGTAAAATCAAGTCTATCACTGACTTCGGTATCTTCATCGGCCTGGACGGCGGCATCGACGGCCTGGTTCACCTGTCTGACATCTCCTGGAACGTTGCAGGCGAAGAAGCAGTTCGTGAATACAAGAAAGGCGACGAAATCGCAGCGGTTGTTCTGCAGGTTGACGCAGAGCGCGAGCGTATCTCCCTGGGCGTGAAGCAACTGGCTGAAGATCCGTTCAATAACTACCTGTCTATGAACAAGAAAGGTACTATTGTTACTGGTAAAGTCACTGCAGTTGACGCCAAAGGTGCTACAGTTGAATTAGCAGGCGGCGTAGAAGGCTACCTGCGTGCATCTGAAGCCTCTCGCGACCGCATTGAAGATGCAACTCTGGTTCTGAACGTGGGTGACGAAGTTGAAGCTAAATTCACTGGCGTTGATCGTAAGAACCGCGTTGTAAGCCTGTCCGTACGTGCGAAGGACGAAGCTGACGAGAAAGATGCAATTGCTACGGTTAACAACAACAAGCCGGAAGAAAGCAACTTCTCTAACGCTATGGCTGAAGCCTTCAAAGCGGCTAAAGGCGAGTAA
- the aroA gene encoding 3-phosphoshikimate 1-carboxyvinyltransferase has product MVDSLTLQPVALVDGTVNLPGSKSVSNRALLLAALAQGTTRLTNLLDSDDVRHMLNALQALGVNYQLSDDRTVCSVEGVAGPLVAKQPLELFLGNAGTAMRPLAAALCLGEGDVVLTGEPRMKERPIGHLVDALRQGGAQIDYLEQTDYPPVRLRGGFRGGDVSVDGSVSSQFLTALLMMAPLAAQDTAIHIKGELVSKPYIDITLHLMKTFGVEVTHDNYRVFHIRGQQTYRSPGDYLVEGDASSASYFLAAAAIKGGTVRVTGIGKKSVQGDTKFADVLEKMGARITWGDDYIECSRGELNGIDMDMNHIPDAAMTIATTALFARGPTTIRNIYNWRVKETDRLAAMATELRKVGAEVDEGEDYIHVVPPSKLQFAEIGTYNDHRMAMCFSLVALSDTPVTILDPKCTAKTFPDYFEQLARISQSA; this is encoded by the coding sequence ATGGTGGATTCCCTGACGTTACAACCGGTTGCTTTGGTCGATGGCACCGTCAATTTACCTGGCTCCAAGAGCGTATCTAACCGGGCTCTGCTGCTGGCCGCGCTGGCGCAGGGAACAACCCGGCTGACCAACCTGCTCGACAGCGACGACGTGCGCCATATGCTGAATGCGTTGCAGGCACTGGGGGTGAATTACCAGCTTTCCGACGATCGTACTGTCTGCAGCGTTGAAGGCGTGGCAGGTCCGCTGGTGGCAAAACAACCGCTGGAGCTATTCCTCGGTAATGCCGGTACGGCGATGCGCCCGTTGGCTGCGGCATTGTGCCTGGGAGAGGGCGACGTAGTGTTGACCGGCGAACCGCGCATGAAAGAGCGCCCGATTGGCCATCTGGTGGATGCCTTACGCCAAGGCGGAGCACAAATCGATTACCTTGAGCAGACCGATTACCCACCTGTCCGTCTGCGTGGTGGCTTTCGCGGTGGTGATGTCAGCGTGGACGGCAGCGTCTCCAGTCAGTTCCTGACCGCGTTGTTGATGATGGCTCCGTTGGCCGCGCAAGATACTGCCATTCACATTAAAGGCGAGCTGGTATCCAAACCTTATATCGATATCACGTTGCACCTGATGAAGACGTTTGGTGTTGAGGTTACGCACGATAACTACCGCGTATTCCATATCCGTGGTCAGCAGACCTATCGTTCGCCGGGTGATTATCTGGTAGAAGGCGATGCTTCTTCCGCGTCTTATTTCCTGGCGGCGGCGGCGATCAAAGGCGGCACCGTACGCGTAACCGGTATCGGTAAAAAAAGCGTGCAGGGCGATACCAAGTTTGCCGACGTACTGGAAAAAATGGGGGCACGTATTACCTGGGGCGACGATTATATCGAGTGTAGCCGGGGTGAACTCAACGGCATTGATATGGACATGAACCATATTCCGGATGCGGCAATGACGATTGCCACCACAGCGCTGTTTGCCAGAGGCCCGACAACCATTCGCAATATCTATAATTGGCGCGTGAAAGAAACCGACCGCCTGGCGGCGATGGCGACAGAACTGCGTAAGGTCGGGGCAGAAGTGGATGAGGGCGAGGATTACATTCACGTTGTGCCACCGAGCAAGCTACAGTTTGCAGAAATCGGCACCTATAACGATCACCGTATGGCGATGTGTTTCTCGCTGGTGGCGCTGTCTGATACGCCAGTGACGATTCTTGACCCGAAATGTACGGCGAAAACCTTCCCGGATTATTTCGAGCAGTTGGCGCGTATCAGCCAATCGGCGTAA
- the serC gene encoding 3-phosphoserine/phosphohydroxythreonine transaminase — MTQVYNFSSGPAMLPVEVLRRAEQELCNWHGLGTSVMEISHRSKEFIAVAEQSEQDLRDLLKVPDNYKVLFCHGGARAQFAALPLNLLGDNTTADYIDGGYWAHSAITEAEKYCTPNVIDVKTTVGGLSGIKPMKEWQLSDNAAYVHYCPNETIDGVAIDETPDFGDKVVIGDYSSTILSRPLDVSRFGVIYAGAQKNIGPAGLTLVIVREDLLGKARREVPSILDYTVLAENDSMFNTPPTFAWYLSGLVFKWLKEQGGLVEMQKRNQAKAELLYSTIDQSDFYRSRVAVSNRSWMNVPFQLADPALDKVFLSEAEAIGLQALKGHRVVGGMRASIYNAMPLAGVKALTDFMVDFERRHG, encoded by the coding sequence ATGACTCAGGTTTATAATTTTAGTTCTGGCCCGGCGATGCTGCCGGTTGAAGTATTGCGTCGTGCAGAACAAGAACTGTGTAACTGGCATGGGCTTGGTACTTCCGTGATGGAAATCAGCCATCGCAGTAAAGAATTCATCGCCGTTGCCGAGCAGTCCGAACAGGATCTGCGCGATCTGCTGAAAGTCCCTGACAACTATAAAGTGCTGTTCTGCCACGGCGGTGCCCGCGCGCAATTTGCCGCATTGCCCTTGAACCTGCTGGGTGATAACACCACGGCTGATTATATTGATGGTGGCTACTGGGCGCATAGTGCGATCACCGAAGCGGAAAAATACTGCACACCGAACGTGATTGACGTTAAAACCACCGTTGGCGGTTTAAGCGGCATAAAGCCGATGAAAGAGTGGCAACTGAGCGATAACGCGGCTTATGTACACTATTGTCCTAACGAAACCATCGACGGCGTTGCCATTGATGAAACGCCAGACTTTGGCGATAAAGTGGTGATTGGCGATTACTCTTCAACCATCCTTTCCCGGCCGCTCGATGTTAGCCGTTTCGGTGTCATTTATGCGGGGGCGCAGAAAAATATTGGCCCGGCGGGACTGACGCTGGTGATCGTACGTGAAGATCTGCTGGGTAAAGCCCGGCGCGAAGTGCCTTCTATTCTGGATTATACCGTGCTGGCGGAAAACGACTCGATGTTCAATACGCCGCCAACCTTCGCCTGGTATCTGTCTGGCCTGGTGTTCAAATGGCTGAAGGAGCAGGGAGGCCTGGTGGAAATGCAAAAGCGTAACCAGGCTAAAGCCGAACTGTTGTATAGCACCATCGATCAATCTGACTTCTACCGTAGCCGGGTCGCCGTTTCAAACCGTTCCTGGATGAATGTACCGTTCCAACTGGCCGATCCTGCACTGGATAAGGTGTTCCTCAGCGAAGCTGAAGCCATCGGTTTGCAGGCACTGAAAGGGCACCGTGTCGTAGGCGGTATGCGTGCCTCTATTTACAATGCGATGCCGTTAGCCGGCGTGAAAGCGTTAACCGACTTTATGGTCGACTTCGAACGCCGCCATGGTTAA